Proteins encoded within one genomic window of Oncorhynchus tshawytscha isolate Ot180627B linkage group LG02, Otsh_v2.0, whole genome shotgun sequence:
- the glyctk gene encoding glycerate kinase isoform X1 → MVRLESIITHRVHIQLELSSVQILPHCLSANPDSAIHSSHTEHRGNSEVHHTRCTGVPCKDSLMACVVSLYRPLSLLAPVGVRRAIVCRMSLDMRAREVFASAIEAVQPDIVMRRGLERTGDTLLVNGRSFTLKNNLHLVGFGKAVLGMAAEAERIVGDHLVRGVISVPHGIQETIRQHGKDQMLLKDGSRITVMEGAKHNLPDADAQRAAECIKELVSTLTENDMLLVLISGGGSALLPAPVPPISLQEKQDVTRRLAGAGATIQELNSVRRALSILKGGGLAHCAHPAQVVALVLSDVIGDPLDLIASGPTVWTEVWPEEIWSILERYGLSSSLPVSVKEVLGRSAPRWEESGEQSDRAAHVLNAVIGSNSIALECAGRRARELGFRPVVLSPGVCGNVQSVSRLYGLLARFACSRDEPPPELPAEILKLGPETGVESWDLCRAMQVLGEGRGEGWGATCLLAGGEPTVQLTGKGRGGRNQELALRVGLELADMELPPKGPLFLSGGTDGQDGPTEAAGAVTDAGLGKEARAQGLDPDGFLVNNDSFTFFSRLSGGQRLLLPGLTGTNVMDVHMLLIPPIPIVVSGR, encoded by the exons ATGGTCAGGCTTGAGTCAATCATTACACATAGGGTACACATTCAACTTGAGTTGAGCTCTGTCCAGATTTTGCCACACTGTCTTAGTGCTAATCCCGACTCTGCAATACACAGCTCGCACACGGAGCACAGAGGAAATTCAGAGGTTCACCATACCCGGTGTACAG GTGTTCCCTGCAAGGACAGCCTGATGGCTTGTGTTGTGTCCCTGTATCGGCCTTTATCTTTACTGGCCCCTGTGGGGGTGAGGCGAGCCATAGTTTGCAGAATGTCACTGGACATGCGAGCACGGGAGGTGTTTGCTTCGGCTATCGAAGCTGTGCAACCAGACATTGTGATGCGGCGGGGTCTGGAGCGTACAGGAGACACCCTCCTAGTGAATGGACGCAGCTTCACGCTAAAGAACAACCTTCACCTGGTAGGCTTTGGCAAAGCTGTGCTGGGCATGGCTGCTGAGGCAGAGAGGATAGTGGGGGACCACTTGGTGAGAGGAGTGATCAGTGTGCCACACGGCATTCAGGAGACAATACGGCAGCATGGGAAAGA CCAGATGTTGTTGAAGGATGGAAGTCGCATCACAGTGATGGAGGGAGCTAAACACAACCTGCCAGATGCTGATGCCCAGAGGGCAGCCGAATGTATCAAGGAGCTGGTCAGCACACTAACAGAGAATGACATGTTGCTTGTACTCATCTCAG gaggaggGTCTGCACTCTTGCCTGCACCAGTCCCACCAATCTCTCTTCAAGAGAAACAGGATGTTACACGTAGACTGGCTGGTGCTGGTGCCACCATTCAGGAGCTTAACTCTGTACGCCGTGCCCTGTCAATTTTGAAAGGAGGAGGACTTGCACACTGCGCTCACCCTGCTCAG GTGGTGGCCCTGGTTCTGTCTGACGTAATTGGAGATCCCCTGGACTTGATAGCCAGTGGCCCCACAGTGTGGACTGAGGTGTGGCCTGAGGAGATTTGGTCGATCCTTGAACGTTACgggctgtcctcctctctccctgtctcggtGAAAGAGGTGCTTGGACGCTCAGCTCCCCGATGGGAGGAGTCTGGAGAGCAGTCAGACAGGGCGGCACATGTTCTCAATGCTGTGATTGGCTCCAATAGCATTGCTCTGGAATGTGCAGGGAGACGTGCGCGGGAGCTCGGATTCCGTCCAGTTGTGCTGTCGCCAGGGGTGTGCGGGAACGTACAGTCTGTCTCTCGCCTTTATGGTCTACTGGCTCGCTTTGCCTGCTCCCGTGACGAGCCTCCTCCTGAGTTGCCTGCTGAGATTCTGAAGCTGGGGCCCGAGACAGGCGTGGAAAGCTGGGACTTGTGCCGTGCTATGCAGGTGCTTGGTGAGGGGCGTGGGGAGGGCTGGGGAGCCACCTGTCTGCTGGCTGGGGGAGAGCCCACTGTGCAGTTGACAGGCAAGGGGCGTGGTGGGCGGAACCAGGAGCTGGCCCTGAGAGTAGGGCTTGAGCTGGCAGACATGGAGCTCCCTCCGAAGGGCCCCCTGTTCCTGAGTGGTGGGACCGATGGTCAGGACGGGCCAACTGAGGCAGCAGGGGCAGTCACAGACGCGGGGCTTGGCAAAGAAGCACGAGCACAGGGGCTCGACCCTGATGGCTTCCTCGTCAACAATGATTCCTTCACCTTCTTTTCACGCCTGTCTGGTGGGCAGCGGCTGCTCCTACCAGGGTTAACAGGTACCAATGTGATGGATGTGCACATGCTGCTCATCCCACCAATCCCCATAGTTGTGTCTGGTCGTTGA
- the LOC112247316 gene encoding T-cell leukemia translocation-altered gene protein homolog isoform X1, with protein MEEPWDFEFLSRIVDGFVSFLSEFVDDWLANDMRVSIFKILFSWLVVSLIAIHFAWKFYGNTVNDMYYRQGTGGKNGGTPDTAPHRSGWESAAGDNLKTHRE; from the exons ATGGAAGAGCCCTGGGATTTCGAGTTTTTATCCCGCATTGTGGACGGGTTTGTTTCGTTTCTTTCCGAATTTGTTGACGACTGGCTGGCTAATGATATGAGAGTGTCAATATTCAAGATATTGTTTAGTTGGCTCGTTGTCAGTCTCATTGCCATCCATTTCGCTTGGAAATTTTACGGAAACACTGTGAACGATATGTATTACCGACAAG GTACTGGTGGAAAGAATGGAGGCACACCTGACACTGCACCTCACAGGAGCGGATG GGAGAGTGCGGCAGGAGACAACCTCAAGACACATCGTGAGTGA
- the LOC112247316 gene encoding T-cell leukemia translocation-altered gene protein homolog isoform X2: MEEPWDFEFLSRIVDGFVSFLSEFVDDWLANDMRVSIFKILFSWLVVSLIAIHFAWKFYGNTVNDMYYRQGTGGKNGGTPDTAPHRSGW; encoded by the exons ATGGAAGAGCCCTGGGATTTCGAGTTTTTATCCCGCATTGTGGACGGGTTTGTTTCGTTTCTTTCCGAATTTGTTGACGACTGGCTGGCTAATGATATGAGAGTGTCAATATTCAAGATATTGTTTAGTTGGCTCGTTGTCAGTCTCATTGCCATCCATTTCGCTTGGAAATTTTACGGAAACACTGTGAACGATATGTATTACCGACAAG GTACTGGTGGAAAGAATGGAGGCACACCTGACACTGCACCTCACAGGAGCGGATGGTAG
- the cish gene encoding cytokine-inducible SH2-containing protein: protein MILCVQGPRPLLSGSPTEGPVGMRTGSISSPHCLHSTPPQWDPTNDLRTIAKNFFYLDTSGWYWGAITAGQAHAALQAASEGAFLIRDSSHPLYMLTLSVRTARGPTSIRIQYSGARFLLDSSSPARPSILSFPDVPSMVQYYVGPTRKVQKGKVEETHGVQPAQRTVQESTVVLKLKRALHKPQAFPSLQHLTRLTINRSTGCPDQLPLPRPLVRYLQDYPFHV from the exons ATGATTCTTTGTGTTCAAGG CCCCAGACCACTGCTGTCTGGCAGCCCCACAGAGGGCCCTGTGGGTATGCGGACAGGGAGCATCTCCTCACCTCACTGCCTTCACAGCACCCCTCCACAGTGGGACCCCACGAATGACCTGCGCACCATCGCCAAAAACTTCTTCTACCTTGATACCTCAG GCTGGTACTGGGGAGCCATCACAGCAGGTCAGGCCCATGCAGCTCTCCAGGCAGCGTCAGAGGGGGCCTTTCTGATTCGAGACAGCAGCCATCCCCTGTACATGCTGACCCTGTCTGTTAGGACTGCACGTGGCCCCACCAGTATACGCATCCAGTACAGTGGAGCCCGGTTTCTGCTAGACTCCAGCTCGCCAGCCCGACCCAGCATTTTGTCCTTTCCTGACGTGCCTAGCATGGTGCAGTACTATGTAGGACCAACAAGGAAGGTGCAGAAGGGCAAGGTGGAGGAGACTCATGGCGTACAGCCCGCCCAGAGGACAGTTCAGGAGAGCACAGTAGTGCTGAAGCTCAAGCGGGCCCTGCACAAGCCCCAGGCCTTCCCCTCCCTCCAGCACCTCACACGCCTCACCATCAACCGCAGCACAGGCTGTCCGGACCAGCTGCCACTGCCACGCCCACTGGTGCGCTACCTGCAGGACTACCCCTTCCATGTATGA
- the glyctk gene encoding glycerate kinase isoform X2 has protein sequence MACVVSLYRPLSLLAPVGVRRAIVCRMSLDMRAREVFASAIEAVQPDIVMRRGLERTGDTLLVNGRSFTLKNNLHLVGFGKAVLGMAAEAERIVGDHLVRGVISVPHGIQETIRQHGKDQMLLKDGSRITVMEGAKHNLPDADAQRAAECIKELVSTLTENDMLLVLISGGGSALLPAPVPPISLQEKQDVTRRLAGAGATIQELNSVRRALSILKGGGLAHCAHPAQVVALVLSDVIGDPLDLIASGPTVWTEVWPEEIWSILERYGLSSSLPVSVKEVLGRSAPRWEESGEQSDRAAHVLNAVIGSNSIALECAGRRARELGFRPVVLSPGVCGNVQSVSRLYGLLARFACSRDEPPPELPAEILKLGPETGVESWDLCRAMQVLGEGRGEGWGATCLLAGGEPTVQLTGKGRGGRNQELALRVGLELADMELPPKGPLFLSGGTDGQDGPTEAAGAVTDAGLGKEARAQGLDPDGFLVNNDSFTFFSRLSGGQRLLLPGLTGTNVMDVHMLLIPPIPIVVSGR, from the exons ATGGCTTGTGTTGTGTCCCTGTATCGGCCTTTATCTTTACTGGCCCCTGTGGGGGTGAGGCGAGCCATAGTTTGCAGAATGTCACTGGACATGCGAGCACGGGAGGTGTTTGCTTCGGCTATCGAAGCTGTGCAACCAGACATTGTGATGCGGCGGGGTCTGGAGCGTACAGGAGACACCCTCCTAGTGAATGGACGCAGCTTCACGCTAAAGAACAACCTTCACCTGGTAGGCTTTGGCAAAGCTGTGCTGGGCATGGCTGCTGAGGCAGAGAGGATAGTGGGGGACCACTTGGTGAGAGGAGTGATCAGTGTGCCACACGGCATTCAGGAGACAATACGGCAGCATGGGAAAGA CCAGATGTTGTTGAAGGATGGAAGTCGCATCACAGTGATGGAGGGAGCTAAACACAACCTGCCAGATGCTGATGCCCAGAGGGCAGCCGAATGTATCAAGGAGCTGGTCAGCACACTAACAGAGAATGACATGTTGCTTGTACTCATCTCAG gaggaggGTCTGCACTCTTGCCTGCACCAGTCCCACCAATCTCTCTTCAAGAGAAACAGGATGTTACACGTAGACTGGCTGGTGCTGGTGCCACCATTCAGGAGCTTAACTCTGTACGCCGTGCCCTGTCAATTTTGAAAGGAGGAGGACTTGCACACTGCGCTCACCCTGCTCAG GTGGTGGCCCTGGTTCTGTCTGACGTAATTGGAGATCCCCTGGACTTGATAGCCAGTGGCCCCACAGTGTGGACTGAGGTGTGGCCTGAGGAGATTTGGTCGATCCTTGAACGTTACgggctgtcctcctctctccctgtctcggtGAAAGAGGTGCTTGGACGCTCAGCTCCCCGATGGGAGGAGTCTGGAGAGCAGTCAGACAGGGCGGCACATGTTCTCAATGCTGTGATTGGCTCCAATAGCATTGCTCTGGAATGTGCAGGGAGACGTGCGCGGGAGCTCGGATTCCGTCCAGTTGTGCTGTCGCCAGGGGTGTGCGGGAACGTACAGTCTGTCTCTCGCCTTTATGGTCTACTGGCTCGCTTTGCCTGCTCCCGTGACGAGCCTCCTCCTGAGTTGCCTGCTGAGATTCTGAAGCTGGGGCCCGAGACAGGCGTGGAAAGCTGGGACTTGTGCCGTGCTATGCAGGTGCTTGGTGAGGGGCGTGGGGAGGGCTGGGGAGCCACCTGTCTGCTGGCTGGGGGAGAGCCCACTGTGCAGTTGACAGGCAAGGGGCGTGGTGGGCGGAACCAGGAGCTGGCCCTGAGAGTAGGGCTTGAGCTGGCAGACATGGAGCTCCCTCCGAAGGGCCCCCTGTTCCTGAGTGGTGGGACCGATGGTCAGGACGGGCCAACTGAGGCAGCAGGGGCAGTCACAGACGCGGGGCTTGGCAAAGAAGCACGAGCACAGGGGCTCGACCCTGATGGCTTCCTCGTCAACAATGATTCCTTCACCTTCTTTTCACGCCTGTCTGGTGGGCAGCGGCTGCTCCTACCAGGGTTAACAGGTACCAATGTGATGGATGTGCACATGCTGCTCATCCCACCAATCCCCATAGTTGTGTCTGGTCGTTGA